CAACATCCACAGAGTCATCAACGCTAACAAACGCAACATCACCGCCTCCACAACCCCCCTCACATCAAGGTTTCATCTGcacttcatcttcatccattCACCTTTTCTTTCCCCTTTCATTGATATCTAAACAAAAGGGTTTTGTTCTTTTTTGCAGACCACTTTATGGCTATTCCAAGATTTCCCCCTTCACCTCATACCCTCAATCTTACGAAATTGATTTGTCCACAGAAGAATCCAAAAGGCGCTCGTTGAACAGGTTCCATCTTGTTTTTGGCTTTTTCCCcaattttgttttgatttgtaTTCTAGGGTAAGGTTGAgtaattttttgtttgattgGTGAATAAACGAATAGGTTATTGTATAGAAGCAAACAACGAGGGTTCCTGGAACTTGACCTGGTTCTTGGCAAATGGGTTGAGGACAATATTCACTCATTGGATGAAAATCGAATCAAATCTCTCATTCATGTTCTTGACCTGGtaatttttattattctttGATAATGAATGTGCCCCCTTTCATTTTTTCGCCTGATTTCTCTGTTCCTTCATTTGGAATTGAGCTTGTATTGGTTGGTTATATGGCTAGTAGCTGTAGGACAAGTTTCATTTTAACTTGTTAGAGGGATGAAGTGACTCAATTGACTTGAGTTCGTAAGAGAGAAGAAGCTTCTTTAGGTAGGCATGGAAGATGATAGCTAGATATTTCATAATAGAGGTAAATGAAAGGTGTCAATTTTATAAGAACGAGTGCGTTTGGGTAAgtaacttaattaagcgcttatggtgaTAAGCGTTTAtcccataagcgcttattcataagctaatttgagaaacttgTTGAAATAAGTTGAAGATAGGTTACGGTtaaagcataagctcttattcataagttaatttgaacaatttatgaaaataagctcaaaacagcttataggtAGGCCACAAGCTATTTACACAAGCTCTCCAAGAACTTGCATAAGCGCCTATACTATAAGATAAGTTTAAATAATAAACTCCAAGTGAAGCATTGAATTCAGGTTATTTTTGCTTGTTAACCATTGATATCAACCACCTCAAGGAGGTTTATAGTCTTTTGGATGGAAAATGAAGCACCTTCCACTCTTtagatgtgtgttgtgaaggaGAATGAAATGACGATTTGCATCATTGCTAGTTCTTCAGAGTACATCACAATTAGCGCAACTGGAGCTTATAAACTCCATAACTCTGGTCCAAACTAGAACTGACTCTTTGCCATGTTGTCTTTAAAGGATTTACTTTGCCATGTTCtgagtgaaaatgaaaatatgagATAGCAACTAGATGCTAAGGTGATGATTGGATACCAGTTAGCACCAGTGCAAACGGACGTTAACACTTATTTTGAGATAAAAAGTAAACAAAACTCTTATAGATTGAGTTGAAAGTCCTTTAAGTTCACTCAACTAGTATCCAAACACACTAAGAGTTTGAGGcagttttttttattgacaTGAGTTAATTCAAATTTCTATTTCTGGTCTTCAGGAAAATCCAGATTTATGGAAGTGGCTATCAGGACAGGAGCAACCCCCAGAATCAATTAGTGCAAACCCAGTGAGTTTCATTTTAGTATTATTTAAACAATGAAATTCCAGTTTTATTATTTGgttggttttatttttctttgggTACAATTCTCATGCAAGCCAGTCATCTGCTGCTTAGGTCTTTGCTGCAATCAaggaaaaattaatgaaaaaccTTGATAGTCATGCTGCTCCTGAAGTAAGAGCAATGCCTGGGCAGCCATGGGTGCGAGGCTGGGATGATATTAAGAAAGGGCCGGGTGGTCCTGTAACTGGAAATCAGTAGCTTGAGAGTGTATGATCTTGTCATCTGTATTCTATAACAATGAATTAAATCTGGTCCACCATTTATAACTAACTAAAATAAGGGCTGGGTAACTGCTGCTGAAAGGTTTGTATTTGGTATAAGAGATCTGTAAAAGCGGGAAAAACTATAAAACGATTATGATTTTCTGGGAATCTTTATCTATATTGTGTATAATTCATTGTTTAGTGATGACTTACTATtatgttgtaattttttttcctattggCCATGGAAAATATGTTGTAGTTTTTCTTCTGGTCACAGTTCGGGTGGAACTTAGTTGACCTGATCTTTGGctcagtgcatgtttggatgtgTATCGGGGCACACTCCAAAACGCGTTAGCGGAGAAGCTCTACGTTGTAGCTTATAGTTTAACGTGATTCTTCTCCACGTTGTAGCTTTTGGTTTAATGTGATTTTAAAGTCCAacgtgaaaccaaacatgcactcaGTCCTTTGCCACATTCAAGCCACATTCAAAAAGTTGAACTGATGACCTAACCCCATGATCTGAATATAAACATTGTCATTGTGTTTATGCACAAAAAACATTGAATATAAACAATGTCATGTGTCCAAGGAAGTTTAGCCCATCTTTCTCCTGCTAACCCGAGCCAAGGTTGAGATTCTCCCCGGTACTTTGGTCCTATTACCCcagtccccccccccccccccacataGGAATTCCATCATCTGAAGGAAAATTGTAAAAAACCAAGCAATAAGAAATCTGCTGCCGCATTCGCATTACGCCTCACAAGAAGGATCACAATATAAGAAAGAGCTGGCTAGAAGTTTACGATTTACAACGCCTCCAAACGTTGAACAAGGAGCTATATCATAGTCTAAACATGACCATCTTGAAGCAAAGTTGATGCGAGAGATTGATTGCCCAACGAAACGACAAAGCCTTAGCAAGAGAGACGTCCAAGGAGGGCTCATTTTTATGACACATAACTAGGCTAGAGGCTTCCCGCACAACCATACCAAAACCCACATCCTTTGATTGCAAAATTGATGCATCAAAGTTCACTTCATACTTATTGTCAGTGGGATGAGTGAGACTAAGTGCCCGTTTCACATCCCGTTAGAAACGTGATGTTTGAATTAACGTGATTTTGTTCAAATGATTTTGAGTAGAATTGTGTTTAAATAAAGTAGCAGGAAtgtttacaccaaattttggtaaaaaCAAACAGAGAATCTAAAGATCAATCTGGGGACTGAATTCGAgtcctcttgggttctttggtgaaaatATCTTGAGTATTAACTGATAAAACTAAGAAAACTTGATAAGAAATGTAAATGAAACAAGTAAATTCAACTGAAGTAAATGAACAAATATTGAAATTTTTTGTATAACAAATGAATCTTAAAATACAAGAGTTGCACGAAGTCCCTACTTTTTTCCTCTAAGTTTGCTTGTAGTCATTGCGTTCGACTGTAAGCGTTTTGAGTACATTTGAGTAGATAAATTCGTGAACCTCTATTCTATGTAAAAATCTGCTATTTATAGACCCAAAATACAACTGTCTTCCAACGGTCAATTAACGAGACAATCACAAGTGTCTTCTAGGCATCTTCTCGTCTTACACGTGTCCTTTCGTCTTGCACGTGTCCTTCTTACGTCATATTCCTGATACCTGGCTTTTAATAACATGTCTTCTTGTATTTTGAAATACAAATGTTAGGTCGAAAGTACAATTGTCGACCACACCTGACACTTAACAATTTTATATATACAAATTCTCATATATTCGACTTCCATACATCATAATCGAATCATACTCTTTAAGTCGAAATTATTTTAAACTTGTATTTAACAAGGAGTCCTCAAACCTCACTGGTTCTATAGTAGTCACGCTTGGTCTCCTCCAATTAGAATCAGATTTTACTATGTACTAACTTTCATCCAATCCGATTAAAATCTATCAATTTGTcatgtcataattaaatttgaactttaaaatattaaaaaataaaaaaatgaagagatGTGATTAGACACACGTATACAACTTTTTCTAGTGTAAGAattgcatataaattaaatccaTTTTAGAATTTTCTTATATTCACAGCTAAATTAATTTTTccatgtaatattttttttgcgAGGTTCTGTGTCCTGAATCCTGAATTGGAAATTCGACCTTACAATACAATACCATTACACTCTTCTTATCTCATTTCCCTTCCCCTTCACGAGGAGCAAAACAAAACAGCCATGGCTTCTTCTGCAATTGCTGCAACGAAACGCACATTCTCTGTATTCACATTCCTCATTCTTCTCCTCTCATCTTCAAATTCACTGACCCCGGCGACACCAGTTCCCGCCGATTGGCCGGAGCAGTTCCACTCGGTGATGTTCATGAACAGAAGCGACTCTCTCCAGAAACTGGACTTGTGGTACGACTGGCCCAACGGCCGCAACTTCAACATCATCCAGGACCAGCTCAACCCCGTCGTCACCTACGACCTTGAGTGGACCAACGGCACCTCCTTCGTCTACACGCTCCACCCTTCTGACCAGAGTTGTGAGGTTCTCGACGTCCCTGTGGGGATTCTCCGCCCTAATTGGCTTGACGGTGCGACCTATTTGGGTCAGGAAACAGTTGATAATTTTCTCTGCAATGTTTGGGAGAAAGTTGAATTTATAACGTATTATGAGGATGTGCTTACTCGAAGACCTGTTAAGTGGGTCTTCTACTCAGGTTCTGTGCTTGCTCTGAAACCCTTGctctttaaaattttataattttagcaTTTTGGGTGTTTTGTTTGTGCTATAGTATGTATGCTTGAAAGTGGGATAGATTGAAAAGGAGTAATATGAAAAGGACATATCTTTGCTTACCTTAGTTGGAGTAAAATTTCTATTATGTTTATTGACAAGTTAATGGAATAATAATCAAATTAGGCCCTGTTTGGAACAACATATTTGAGCTTGTCTTATACTACAAACGCTTATGCAAGTGTTTTTGAGAGTTTAGCTCATGAGTTATGACTTacctataagttgttttgagtttattttcataagctgttcagattagcttataaataagaactTATTTTTACCTATAACATATTTTCAACTAAACTCAATGAGTTTCTCAAATCAACAAGCGTTTATCGCCTTAATTAAGATGTTCATCCAAAAGCGCCCTTAATGAATATGAGTTAGAGTATGTTAGGGTACTCGTTGATACCCGTGCAAACGGAATACTCTCTATGGATTAAGTAAAAAGTACTTTCACTTTACGTTTAATGTGTATCCAATCACACACATAGGTTATACGTAGATTTTCACCTTAGGGGAAGCTGTGATTGTGGGAAAAAGCTATTGTGGGGAGAGAAGTAATTCTGAAAGGTTTAACTGTGAAACCAAATATGCTAAAGGGAAAGAAAAGTATTTTCATCTCACGGTGCAACAATTAGTAAATAGTTCATCCGATTTGAGTTActttatttcagttttttttatcaattcaatgatattatttgaaatttgaagttTCTGGACATTATGTTGGTGAGTGCAGGGTATACTGCTCACGTGATGACATTTGAGGTTGGTGCAGTGCTTGAGGATCCGAATTGGCAGGCTCCTGTGTACTGTTTTAATGGGAGTGAGAAGGAAAGGAGTCTCTCTCTATTGGGACCTGCTGTTCATGGTGATTCTTTTGGGAGGTTGATGAGAGGGGTAGTCAGTACTGCAGAGGCGTTGTAGTTATGAAATGGCTTATGCATGGATTACGTCTGTTGTATGAGTCTACTGTCTGTCAGATTTGGGGATATCTAATAATTGTATGAGCCAAATGTTTACATGAGTTCTCAATCACAATCTTATTGGATGCTGTTGTGAGCTAACCTTTGGTTTCATAAAGGTAGATAGATCAAATTATGGCCATCTTAGACATTTGGGAAATAATGAACTGCAATTGTCCTTCAGAGCTTGAGTAGAAGGAGCAGGTTTGTGTGTGAGATATAAATAATTGTTATTCGTTACATATGGTCATCGTAGATAAGCATCAAGAAATTTTGTAAATGTGTAGGGTGGAATAATGGAATGTTTTGTTAGTCTTAACAGTAACACTTGTAAGAGAAGATCAATTAGCTGGCCGATTATGCTAGTGGTAACTATGCTCGTGAATTGTGATCCATATCGAACTAAGTGGACTTTTTCCTTTTGAATGAGGTTTTGGATCTCTGTATTGTGAATGTGAATGGTAAAAGATAAGTGTTGGAGGGCTTGCTACCAAAAATAAGTTTACCTAAATCAACTTGGACCAGTCAGAGACTAATGGGTTTGCTGCTCAGGTCTTCGATGCAATGTgggaaaaattatgaaaatccTTGACATGTATTCTCCTTCAGAAGCAATTATGGGTGGGAGGCTGAGATGATACATGCAAATCAGCAGtttctctatctttttttttttaaaatcaaatttatcaGTAGATTGAGATTCAAAGATCTGGTCATTTTTTAATAACAACATGAATCTGGTCCATTTTTCATGTTGCTATGCTATGGATGGATAACTAAAAGAGTTGGACTAGCAACACCCAATTTTATGTTAACAACTCTTGAAAAGATTTGGATTGGACAAAGGTGAGGGTCTACACCACTAAGGTGCTCGTGACAAACTGGCTACCATTGGGCACTTCGTTTCGCTTATGATCTTGGTTTCAAGGATGTTGTTCTTGAGACATTGTTTGATTGTTCCTCATACATGTCGTCTCTGATCCAGGATTGTCTTTCTCTTTCAAGAGCTTTCAGTTCTTGCTCTTCAATTCATGCTAAGAGTAATTGTAATGCACTAGCTGATCATCTTACTCGAATGGTTATTTCATTTATGATTTCATTTATCACCTTCATTTTTGTTGGTACATGAGAAAAGTAAACGAAAGACTAAAGCGCGAAAGagtccctagctaaaagcggaACCACAACATCTGGAGGATCACCTAACACAGTGAGATCACACTGTAATCAGCCACCCTACCCAGCAAGGCAATCTTCCAGTCCATTCGCCTCCCGAGGAACATGTCTTATACGAAACTCCCTGTTCCGACAAAGAAGGAGGTGAAGTTCTTGCAGCTCATTAGCGAGGACATGAAAATAGTGCTTCCCTCCATCAAACGCCTCAACAAGTTCCAAACAGTCGAACTCACAATAAACCTTCATCATATTTCTATCCCGTAGGAGTTGGAGCCCGTCCTCATTTGATTCATTGCAAAACTCTATTTAACTTTAAAAATATTGAACTCTAAAAAATTATAGATTAGAATTTATTTTTGTTGCATAGGAAAAAGGATTagaaaatatttgaatattactaaagaaatttaaaaagtgtaatatcttttaattttaaatataaaaaattgatatacaTCATTAGGGGTGTTTTTTATAACAATATTTTCAGGGGTGTTGAACCAAAAAGGGTAGAACAAGAAGCTGCGCTCTCACACGCGATTCAGTGTCCAGAGTCGACGAAAAAGACAGAGGAAGAACAACGAGAGGCACCTGAACCTCTCTACACTTCCCTCCTCCAACTTCaccttctacttcttcttcttcttctctgcaattctggtggtggtggtggtggtggtggtcgctTTCTACTGAGATTCCTCCCAATTGATTCCATGGTTGGTCACAATTATCCATTTCTGCTCTAAACACAAACAAACAAGGACAAGAACAAGATAGAGAAAGATGAGTAGCGACGACGGGTCGGATTCCAATGGATGGAACCGTGCTCGAGGGTTGGCGGTGAAGACTCTGCTACTCATCGGCGGTGCTCTTCTCGTCAAACGCCTCCGCAAGTCCACCACCCGCTGGGACCATGCTCGTTTCGTCTCTAACTCCCTCACCGGCGAAAAGGTTCACTCACAATTCTTCtcactttcttttattttaattaattttttgaaattaatgttCTTGGTGTAGTATTCAAAGGAGCAAGCTTCCAGAGACCCAGAAAACTATTTCAACATTAGGTACTTTGTTTTTGTCATGGCTATCTGCATCATACTTGAACACACTCAAATTGGGGTTTTAATTGGTGTATAAAAGATAGTATTTTTTAGACATGCAACATCACACTTAGATTGTGTCTTTGCAGAATGCTTACATGCCCAGCAGCAGAGTTAGTAGATGGTTCTAAGGTCCTGTATTTTGAGCAGGTCAGAATTTGTGTCCTATCAATCAGTTTGGATACAAAttaaagagcacttattggagcttatctagtaGATTAGCTCAATCAGTTTGAAGTCTTCTATCTATTATGTATGATCTTAATTGTTAGCTCAATGATGATTTTCTTTATGCTTGTAGGCTTTTTGGAGGAGTCCACAAAAACCCTTTCGGCAGGTAGACTAACATGTCTTGTGAGAGTActtgtttccatttttttttgtttttccttctaATTCTTATTTGCATTTGTCATCTTTCGTCTTTTTTGCAGAGGTTTTATATGGTGAAACCTTGTCCAAAAGAGTTGAAATGTGATGTTGAGGTATGTCTTTAGTCACTTTGAAGACGCAAATGACCTGTTCTTCTAGCATTGATTTGTATGAAATGTGGTTTAATGATTGTCATCAGTTTTCTCTTGGAGGCATTTGCATTTGCGACACTGCCCTTTCCTAGTTTACCATGATTTGTGTTCATCAATGATATTGATGCCTCTTCTTCCTGATATCTTTAGCTTCATGAAACAGTATTGAGATCTTCTTTAAAAGGAAATTACCGTTGCTTTTCTATTGTATGGCATTTTAAAAATGTATACTATGCCTTCGGTATTAATGGGATTTTGTTCTGAAACCGTTTTTAAAACTCCCATCTTAATTTTGTACTGGTTTTATGTATCCGTAGTGATACAGGACATATGGGATCAATTATAATTAGATGCCAGGTTGCTATTTGGGATTTGGTAGATGAGTACTCAGACTACAGTTTTGTGGATTCT
This is a stretch of genomic DNA from Lotus japonicus ecotype B-129 chromosome 1, LjGifu_v1.2. It encodes these proteins:
- the LOC130716081 gene encoding succinate dehydrogenase assembly factor 2, mitochondrial encodes the protein MASLRRAAINIHRVINANKRNITASTTPLTSRPLYGYSKISPFTSYPQSYEIDLSTEESKRRSLNRLLYRSKQRGFLELDLVLGKWVEDNIHSLDENRIKSLIHVLDLENPDLWKWLSGQEQPPESISANPVFAAIKEKLMKNLDSHAAPEVRAMPGQPWVRGWDDIKKGPGGPVTGNQ
- the LOC130716122 gene encoding uncharacterized protein At4g14100-like, coding for MASSAIAATKRTFSVFTFLILLLSSSNSLTPATPVPADWPEQFHSVMFMNRSDSLQKLDLWYDWPNGRNFNIIQDQLNPVVTYDLEWTNGTSFVYTLHPSDQSCEVLDVPVGILRPNWLDGATYLGQETVDNFLCNVWEKVEFITYYEDVLTRRPVKWVFYSGYTAHVMTFEVGAVLEDPNWQAPVYCFNGSEKERSLSLLGPAVHGDSFGRLMRGVVSTAEAL